A genome region from Tolypothrix sp. PCC 7712 includes the following:
- a CDS encoding IS5 family transposase: protein MVSISDLIPEPKRGGRPREVEMWEVLNAIFYILVEGVRWRALPGDFPPWQTVYTYFRNWRKDGTWLNIHDHLREWTRIDIERRPSPSEAIIDSQSVKTAAMVHKAVGYDAGKKIKGRKRFITVDTLGLVLRVLVAAANVGEREGGKKVLKRVKKSKNQVSRLTTIWVDGGFDGEPFMQWVMNFCRWIVQVVLRPEQTKGFTVLKKRWVVERTFGWLMGCRRLVRDYELLPETSETFIYLAMIRIMVRRLA from the coding sequence ATGGTGAGTATTAGTGATTTAATTCCAGAACCAAAAAGAGGTGGTCGTCCTCGCGAAGTTGAGATGTGGGAAGTCCTCAATGCCATCTTTTATATCCTGGTAGAAGGAGTGAGATGGCGAGCCTTACCAGGCGACTTTCCTCCTTGGCAGACAGTCTATACATATTTTCGCAACTGGCGTAAAGACGGGACGTGGTTGAACATCCACGACCATTTGCGGGAGTGGACGAGAATCGATATTGAGCGCCGCCCGAGTCCATCAGAGGCAATCATCGATAGTCAAAGTGTGAAAACTGCTGCAATGGTACATAAAGCCGTGGGCTACGATGCAGGCAAGAAAATTAAAGGGCGCAAGAGATTCATAACAGTCGATACCTTGGGTTTAGTCTTGCGGGTCTTGGTTGCAGCTGCCAATGTAGGTGAGCGTGAAGGAGGTAAAAAAGTTCTCAAAAGAGTCAAAAAATCTAAAAACCAAGTATCTCGATTGACAACCATTTGGGTCGATGGCGGCTTTGATGGGGAACCGTTTATGCAGTGGGTAATGAATTTTTGTCGTTGGATTGTGCAGGTTGTTCTGCGACCAGAACAAACCAAGGGCTTTACTGTACTTAAAAAACGGTGGGTCGTTGAACGTACTTTTGGATGGTTGATGGGATGCCGGCGACTAGTCAGAGACTATGAGCTATTACCCGAAACATCGGAGACGTTTATCTACCTTGCCATGATCCGAATTATGGTTCGGCGATTAGCATAA
- the folB gene encoding dihydroneopterin aldolase, whose product MDCIHLTGIRAYGYTGYLPEEQVLGQWFEVDVKLWLDLSKPAQTDAIADTLDYRSVISLVQHLVKSSKFALVEKLAGTIADSILQDCDRVTQVQVTLSKPAAPIPDFGGKISIELTKTQAIT is encoded by the coding sequence ATGGACTGCATTCATTTAACGGGAATTCGAGCCTATGGTTACACGGGGTATTTACCTGAAGAACAGGTATTAGGACAATGGTTTGAAGTAGATGTTAAGTTATGGTTGGATCTGAGCAAGCCTGCTCAAACTGATGCGATCGCAGATACTCTAGATTATCGCAGTGTGATCAGCTTGGTACAACATCTCGTGAAGTCATCCAAGTTTGCTTTAGTAGAGAAGTTAGCTGGTACAATTGCAGACTCTATCCTCCAAGATTGCGATCGTGTTACTCAAGTTCAAGTAACACTCAGTAAACCTGCTGCACCTATCCCAGACTTTGGCGGAAAAATTAGCATTGAACTGACAAAAACTCAAGCTATTACCTAA
- a CDS encoding DUF2887 domain-containing protein has protein sequence MRRDSIFYKLFKQFPGLLFELVDSPPQDAANYQFESVEVKETAFRIDGVFLPPDNSASKVVFFAEVQFQKDEDLYHRFFSELFLFLYRHSIRYDGWFGVIIFPSRSLEPTNSTIHRALLESNQVRRVYLDELGDLRQKPLAIGLMLLTNITSEAETVEAGRYLLEQAQQQSEQAIIDLITTILLYKFSTLSREDIEAMLRLNLEEEPRAIRDAKEQGREIEARSLIIKLLNRRLGNIPDVLLSQVHALSLEQLEALADALLDFSTLADLEGWLQD, from the coding sequence ATGCGCCGAGACTCCATCTTTTACAAATTATTCAAGCAATTTCCAGGATTATTGTTTGAATTGGTAGACTCACCACCACAAGATGCAGCTAACTATCAATTTGAATCGGTTGAGGTGAAAGAAACAGCTTTCCGGATTGATGGAGTATTTTTACCCCCTGACAATTCTGCTTCCAAAGTAGTCTTTTTTGCGGAGGTGCAGTTTCAAAAAGATGAAGACCTATATCACCGCTTCTTTAGCGAATTATTTTTGTTTCTCTACCGCCACTCCATCCGTTACGATGGCTGGTTTGGAGTGATAATTTTTCCGTCTCGCAGTCTTGAACCCACGAATTCTACAATTCACCGTGCTTTGTTGGAGAGTAATCAAGTCCGGCGAGTCTATCTGGATGAGTTGGGGGATTTACGACAAAAACCTTTGGCAATTGGGTTAATGTTGCTAACAAATATTACCTCTGAAGCAGAAACAGTGGAAGCAGGGCGATATTTGCTAGAGCAAGCACAGCAACAGTCAGAGCAAGCAATAATAGATTTAATAACGACGATTCTACTCTACAAGTTTTCTACCTTGAGCCGGGAGGATATTGAAGCAATGTTGAGATTGAATTTGGAAGAAGAACCACGGGCTATTCGGGACGCGAAAGAACAAGGACGTGAAATAGAAGCGCGATCGCTAATCATCAAATTATTAAACCGCCGATTGGGTAATATTCCAGATGTTCTGCTGTCTCAAGTTCACGCATTATCGCTGGAACAGTTGGAAGCTTTAGCTGATGCTTTGTTGGATTTTTCTACTCTTGCGGATTTGGAAGGGTGGTTACAAGATTAA
- a CDS encoding MFS transporter — protein MLVRSKSQEEELHELGQDTKASKKWWATLGIGIGVFIFALDVYIVNLALPSMLESLHTSFATIQWVVLSYLLAIAIFVMSAAKLGDMWSKKRLYIIGLVVFTLSSLFCGLAPNVGVLIAFRALQGLGAAFISGLGTAMIVEVFPPEERGLGLGIRAGIFGLGIMLGPTAGGLLIGLGGWPLIFLVNVPIGIVGILLVARLVPPSKVGVVKQRFDAIGTLILTLTLTCFTFGITLLQREGFNSHTAITFLVLSVISLACFLIVEAHILEPMLDLRIFRSLEISLGLALRFIGNFVMAGAIFILPFFLELVQHYSTEKTSLLLAIPPILIVLTAPIAGILSDRFGPRIISLIGLVLMAGGCLLISNFDTELTVPNYILGIIPYGLGVGMFQSPNNSAIMGAAPKGQLGITSGLLSLSRILGQTAGVPLVGALFSLVAIASNQLTPNIDVTHAPVEALVFGTQATFRVIAALLMASTVMAVGLWWLEQKKVNSFGELKIRLGKF, from the coding sequence ATGCTAGTAAGGTCAAAAAGCCAGGAAGAAGAATTACATGAGCTAGGGCAAGACACAAAAGCATCTAAAAAATGGTGGGCAACGCTAGGCATTGGCATTGGCGTATTTATCTTTGCCTTAGATGTATATATAGTTAACCTGGCCCTGCCAAGTATGCTGGAATCACTCCACACTAGCTTTGCCACCATTCAATGGGTGGTTTTAAGTTATTTATTGGCGATCGCTATTTTTGTGATGAGTGCCGCAAAATTAGGCGATATGTGGAGCAAGAAGCGACTATATATTATTGGGCTAGTAGTGTTTACCCTCAGCTCGCTATTTTGTGGACTAGCGCCTAATGTAGGTGTTTTAATTGCCTTTCGCGCACTTCAGGGGTTAGGCGCTGCTTTTATATCGGGACTGGGAACAGCAATGATTGTAGAAGTGTTTCCCCCCGAAGAACGTGGATTAGGGTTAGGTATCAGGGCAGGAATTTTTGGGTTAGGAATTATGTTAGGCCCCACAGCTGGGGGGTTGCTGATTGGTTTAGGGGGTTGGCCCTTAATCTTTTTGGTCAATGTTCCCATTGGAATTGTTGGCATTTTGCTGGTAGCGCGTTTAGTGCCTCCTTCTAAAGTTGGTGTTGTAAAACAGCGCTTCGATGCCATTGGCACGCTAATTCTCACCCTAACATTAACCTGCTTTACATTCGGGATTACTTTATTACAAAGAGAAGGTTTTAACTCTCATACAGCTATCACTTTTTTGGTTTTATCGGTCATCAGTTTAGCTTGCTTTTTAATTGTGGAAGCCCATATATTAGAGCCGATGTTAGATTTGCGAATTTTTCGCTCTCTAGAAATTAGCTTGGGTTTAGCACTACGTTTTATCGGCAATTTTGTGATGGCAGGGGCAATATTTATCTTGCCGTTTTTTCTAGAATTAGTGCAGCATTATTCCACAGAAAAAACAAGTTTATTACTAGCAATTCCACCGATTCTCATAGTGCTAACAGCACCGATTGCTGGCATACTTTCTGACCGCTTTGGCCCCAGAATTATTAGCTTAATCGGCCTAGTGTTAATGGCTGGTGGTTGTTTGCTAATTAGCAACTTTGATACAGAATTAACTGTACCGAATTATATTTTGGGCATTATTCCCTATGGGTTGGGAGTAGGAATGTTTCAATCGCCCAACAATAGCGCCATTATGGGAGCCGCACCTAAAGGACAATTAGGGATTACCTCCGGATTGTTGTCATTATCGCGGATATTAGGACAGACAGCAGGTGTACCGCTTGTTGGTGCTTTATTCTCCTTAGTGGCGATCGCTAGTAACCAACTCACACCCAATATCGATGTCACCCATGCACCTGTGGAGGCTTTAGTTTTTGGCACACAGGCTACCTTTCGTGTCATTGCAGCTTTGTTGATGGCTTCAACCGTGATGGCAGTTGGTTTGTGGTGGCTGGAACAAAAAAAGGTCAACTCCTTTGGGGAATTAAAAATTCGTTTGGGCAAATTTTAA
- a CDS encoding DUF1565 domain-containing protein, with protein sequence MVQNFYVNPGTGNDNNSGTQQAPFKTITKALKVATPGTKIQLAEGTYNATTGEVFPLTVASEVTVVGNEANKGSGILIEGSGNYLSRTFAGQNVTFVMLNGAQLRGVTVTNPASRGSAVWVESGRPTVANSTFTQSKREGVFATGDADPEILSNVFSENAANGVSIAKNAKGQIQGNTFFKTGFGIAISDAAAPTLIDNKISENRSGIVISGTARPILRNNFSEKNTDDGLTVIASALPDLGNAISPGGNVLRNNGKFDLQNAGSNKLISVGNQIDPTKVSGSIEFAASPVTPTPTPTPTPTPTPTPTPTPTPTPTPTPTPTPTPTPTPTPTPTPTPIPVPTPTPAPTDLTDIGNHWAAAFIRELVKQQIVSGFPDRTFKPDATMTRAQYAALLVKAFNPSPNRAASKFKDVPADFWAAKVIQQAYQGLFLAGFPDGTFHPNQNIQRVQVIVSLVNGLGLSADDTTSFQFDDQAKIPDYAKDEIAKALDKKIIVNYPNPKQLNPTRDATRAEVVALVYQALVDAGRVAAINSPYIVSA encoded by the coding sequence ATGGTGCAAAATTTTTACGTAAATCCAGGGACAGGCAATGATAACAACTCTGGTACTCAACAAGCCCCCTTTAAAACTATTACCAAAGCTCTCAAAGTTGCTACTCCAGGCACCAAAATTCAACTGGCAGAAGGTACTTACAATGCAACTACTGGTGAAGTTTTCCCGCTAACTGTGGCATCTGAGGTAACGGTAGTAGGTAATGAAGCCAATAAAGGTAGCGGTATTTTAATTGAAGGTAGTGGTAACTATCTCAGCCGTACTTTTGCAGGACAAAATGTCACATTTGTGATGCTGAATGGGGCACAACTGCGGGGTGTAACTGTAACAAATCCAGCTAGTCGTGGTTCTGCTGTCTGGGTAGAATCTGGTAGACCAACAGTTGCAAATAGCACGTTTACTCAATCTAAGCGTGAGGGAGTGTTTGCGACTGGCGATGCTGATCCAGAGATACTCAGCAATGTGTTTTCTGAAAATGCTGCTAATGGTGTTTCTATAGCGAAAAATGCTAAAGGGCAAATTCAAGGTAACACCTTCTTCAAAACAGGTTTTGGCATTGCCATTAGCGATGCAGCTGCACCCACACTCATAGATAACAAAATATCTGAAAATCGCTCTGGAATTGTTATTTCTGGGACAGCACGCCCTATACTACGTAATAATTTCAGCGAAAAAAACACTGATGATGGTCTAACAGTGATTGCCAGCGCCTTACCAGATTTAGGCAACGCTATTAGTCCTGGGGGTAACGTCCTACGCAACAACGGTAAATTTGATTTGCAAAATGCAGGTAGCAATAAATTGATATCTGTAGGAAATCAAATCGACCCAACTAAAGTCAGCGGTAGCATAGAGTTCGCAGCGAGTCCGGTGACACCAACACCAACGCCAACGCCAACACCCACACCAACGCCGACACCCACACCAACGCCGACACCAACCCCAACGCCGACACCAACCCCAACGCCGACACCAACCCCAACGCCGACACCAACCCCAACACCAACCCCAATACCAGTCCCAACACCAACACCTGCACCTACTGACTTAACCGATATTGGCAATCATTGGGCTGCTGCTTTTATTCGGGAATTAGTAAAACAGCAAATAGTTAGCGGTTTTCCCGATCGCACATTTAAACCTGATGCGACAATGACTAGGGCGCAATATGCTGCCTTATTAGTCAAGGCTTTCAACCCATCTCCCAACCGGGCTGCTAGCAAATTTAAGGATGTACCAGCAGACTTTTGGGCAGCTAAAGTAATTCAACAAGCATACCAAGGTCTGTTTTTAGCTGGTTTTCCTGATGGGACTTTCCACCCCAATCAAAATATCCAGCGCGTGCAAGTTATCGTCTCGTTGGTGAATGGGCTGGGGTTATCTGCGGATGATACAACATCTTTCCAATTTGATGACCAAGCTAAGATTCCTGACTATGCCAAGGATGAAATAGCAAAAGCATTAGACAAGAAAATTATCGTCAATTACCCCAACCCCAAACAACTCAACCCTACCCGCGATGCTACACGCGCTGAGGTAGTGGCGCTAGTTTACCAAGCTTTAGTCGATGCCGGTCGTGTAGCGGCGATTAACTCGCCTTATATCGTTAGTGCTTGA
- a CDS encoding diguanylate cyclase domain-containing protein: MFDHKILVVEDEKFLALDIRNSLQKLGYSVPEITASDDDVLQKVAETNPHLVLIDICLAREINGIKIVDIIQNHFHIPVLYLTDYSEEIKLHQQQLSEPFGHIPKQCAEKDLHFAVEMAIYKHQISRKFEEERQRLTAIINSMGCAVVVTYANGRIQMMNPVAEALTGWKQEEAYGKDLVEVVSLIDKDMDEVIIDNLATQAIQAGEVLNLPDNCTLLAKDGKKVPIGDCVAPIRDLDGNISGAVLVLQDITKRKQIEAQLLRNACHDALTALPNRVLFIDRLRQTIERSKRRNDYNFAVLFLDLDGFKGINDRFGHSIGDDFLVAIARRLESCLRSGDTVARFGGDEFAVLIEDIKDVTDATNVAKRIQESLSIPLNINGYQICPTASIGIALSGHGYDEPQNLLRDADIAMYRAKRQGKARYGIF; this comes from the coding sequence ATGTTCGACCACAAAATCCTAGTTGTTGAAGATGAAAAATTCCTAGCTTTAGACATAAGAAATAGTTTGCAGAAGTTAGGATATTCCGTTCCAGAAATTACTGCTTCAGATGATGATGTCCTCCAGAAAGTAGCAGAGACAAATCCACATTTAGTATTAATTGATATCTGTTTAGCAAGGGAAATCAATGGTATCAAAATTGTGGATATTATCCAAAACCACTTCCACATACCCGTTTTATATTTAACGGACTATTCGGAAGAAATTAAATTACATCAACAGCAACTAAGTGAGCCTTTCGGTCATATTCCGAAACAATGTGCTGAAAAAGACTTACATTTTGCTGTGGAAATGGCTATTTACAAGCACCAAATCAGCAGGAAATTTGAGGAGGAAAGACAAAGGCTGACAGCAATTATTAATAGCATGGGCTGTGCAGTAGTTGTGACATACGCTAATGGCCGTATCCAAATGATGAATCCCGTAGCGGAAGCACTCACAGGTTGGAAGCAAGAAGAAGCCTATGGCAAGGATTTAGTAGAAGTTGTCAGCCTAATTGATAAAGATATGGATGAAGTAATAATAGATAATTTAGCTACACAGGCAATCCAAGCAGGTGAAGTTTTAAATCTCCCAGACAACTGCACCCTGCTGGCCAAGGATGGGAAAAAAGTACCGATTGGTGATTGTGTAGCACCCATCCGTGATTTGGATGGAAACATTAGTGGTGCGGTTTTAGTGCTTCAGGATATTACTAAACGCAAGCAAATAGAAGCCCAACTGTTGCGGAATGCTTGTCATGATGCACTGACTGCGCTACCCAATCGAGTTTTGTTTATAGATCGCCTCAGACAAACAATCGAACGTAGCAAACGGCGGAACGACTACAATTTTGCCGTTTTATTTTTAGATTTAGACGGCTTCAAAGGAATTAACGATCGCTTTGGTCACTCCATAGGAGATGATTTTTTAGTAGCGATCGCGCGCCGCTTAGAGTCATGTTTGCGTAGTGGTGACACCGTAGCCAGGTTTGGTGGTGATGAGTTCGCTGTACTGATAGAGGATATCAAAGATGTTACGGACGCTACCAATGTAGCCAAACGTATTCAAGAATCTTTAAGCATCCCACTCAACATTAATGGATATCAAATATGTCCCACAGCTAGCATTGGTATTGCTTTGAGCGGTCATGGTTATGACGAACCACAAAATCTACTCCGTGATGCTGATATTGCTATGTACCGTGCAAAACGTCAGGGAAAGGCGCGTTATGGAATATTTTGA
- the menB gene encoding 1,4-dihydroxy-2-naphthoyl-CoA synthase, which yields MQVNWQTAKTYEDILYQKTNGIAKITINRPHKRNAFRPKTVFELYDAFCDAREDTTIGVVLFTGAGPHTDGKYAFCAGGDQSVRGHAGYVDDTGVPRLNVLDLQRLIRSMPKVVIALVAGYAIGGGHVLHLICDLTIAADNAIFGQTGPKVGSFDGGFGASYLARIVGQKKAREIWFLCRQYNAQQALEMGLVNTVVPVEQLEAEGIQWAQEVLEKSPIAIRCLKSAFNADCDGQAGLQELAGNATLLYYMTEEGSEGKQAFLEKRPPNFRDFPWLP from the coding sequence ATGCAAGTTAACTGGCAAACTGCCAAAACCTACGAAGATATTCTGTATCAAAAAACGAATGGTATTGCCAAAATCACCATCAATCGTCCCCATAAACGTAATGCTTTCCGCCCCAAAACAGTCTTTGAACTGTATGATGCTTTCTGTGATGCCCGCGAAGATACAACTATTGGCGTAGTTTTATTTACAGGAGCAGGCCCACATACTGATGGTAAGTATGCTTTTTGCGCGGGTGGTGATCAAAGCGTCCGGGGACACGCGGGTTATGTAGATGATACTGGTGTCCCGCGCCTAAATGTGCTGGATTTACAACGCCTGATTCGTTCCATGCCAAAAGTGGTAATTGCCTTAGTAGCGGGATATGCGATCGGTGGTGGCCATGTCTTACATTTAATTTGTGACCTAACGATTGCGGCTGATAATGCCATTTTTGGGCAAACAGGCCCCAAGGTCGGCAGCTTTGATGGTGGGTTTGGTGCTAGCTACCTCGCCCGCATCGTTGGGCAAAAAAAAGCCCGAGAAATTTGGTTTCTCTGTCGTCAATATAATGCCCAACAAGCCCTAGAAATGGGTTTAGTAAATACCGTTGTCCCAGTAGAACAATTAGAAGCGGAAGGGATTCAATGGGCACAAGAAGTCTTAGAAAAAAGCCCTATCGCTATCCGCTGTCTCAAGTCAGCATTTAATGCTGATTGTGATGGACAAGCAGGTTTACAAGAACTCGCTGGCAATGCCACTCTACTGTATTACATGACAGAAGAGGGTTCTGAGGGTAAACAAGCATTTTTAGAGAAGCGTCCCCCAAATTTTCGCGATTTCCCTTGGTTACCATAA
- the menD gene encoding 2-succinyl-5-enolpyruvyl-6-hydroxy-3-cyclohexene-1-carboxylic-acid synthase, with translation MPIACKNVNQLWADILTETLKRLGLTCAVICPGSRSTPLAVAFAQQKPDIEAISILDERSAAFFALGQAKASGKPVVLVCTSGTAGANFYPAIIEARESRVPLLILTADRPPELRDCHSGQTIDQVKLYGTYPNWQTELALPSPDIGMLAYLRQTIIHAWEKSQTPSQGPVHLNIPLRDPLAPIPDGTDFSYLESQFHPEEFFAAVTNPIPFPITHYPLPIPSEWQQCDRGIIIAGIAQPKQPQQYCRAIALLSQTLKWPVLAEGLSPLRNYADLNPYLISTYDQILRNPQLAKQLAPQMVIQVGEMPTSKELRNWITSTQPQRWVIDPSDQNLDPLHGRTIHLRMNIEDWATREEDKGEKSFASLPDYLQLWCQAETQVREAVDQTLAKMEDLFEGKAAWLLSQILPPRTPLFIANSMPVRDVEFFWKPNNLAVRSHFNRGANGIDGTLSTALGMAHRHDSSVMLTGDLALLHDTNGFLIRNKFVGHLTILLINNNGGGIFEMLPIAKFDPPFEEFFGTPQDIDFAQLCATYGVEHQLITSCPQLQQKLNPLPNQGIRVLELQTNRQKDALWRQQNLPKLGMNI, from the coding sequence ATGCCGATCGCCTGTAAAAATGTTAATCAACTTTGGGCTGATATCTTAACGGAGACGCTAAAGCGCCTGGGGTTGACTTGTGCTGTGATTTGTCCAGGTTCACGTTCTACACCGCTAGCAGTCGCCTTTGCCCAGCAGAAGCCTGATATTGAAGCAATTTCAATTTTAGATGAACGGTCTGCGGCTTTTTTTGCTTTGGGACAAGCTAAAGCCAGTGGTAAGCCTGTAGTACTCGTATGTACATCTGGTACTGCTGGGGCTAACTTTTATCCGGCGATTATTGAAGCTAGAGAAAGCCGCGTACCTTTGCTGATATTAACTGCCGATAGACCGCCAGAACTACGAGATTGCCATTCTGGTCAAACGATAGATCAGGTGAAATTATATGGCACTTATCCTAACTGGCAAACAGAGTTAGCTTTACCTTCCCCAGACATCGGAATGTTAGCTTATCTGCGACAAACAATCATCCACGCTTGGGAAAAATCCCAAACTCCTAGCCAGGGGCCAGTACATCTAAATATTCCTTTGCGCGACCCCCTAGCACCCATTCCCGATGGAACTGATTTCAGCTACTTAGAATCCCAATTTCACCCAGAAGAATTTTTTGCAGCCGTCACCAACCCCATCCCATTCCCCATTACCCATTACCCATTACCCATCCCCTCAGAATGGCAACAATGCGATCGCGGCATTATTATTGCTGGTATTGCTCAACCAAAACAACCACAGCAGTATTGTAGAGCGATCGCTCTACTTTCCCAAACTCTTAAATGGCCAGTCTTAGCCGAGGGACTTTCCCCACTCAGAAATTACGCCGACCTCAATCCCTATTTAATTTCTACCTACGACCAGATTTTGCGAAATCCCCAACTAGCAAAACAGCTAGCACCACAAATGGTAATTCAAGTAGGAGAAATGCCTACAAGTAAAGAACTGCGTAATTGGATAACTAGTACACAACCGCAACGTTGGGTAATTGACCCCAGTGACCAAAACCTTGACCCCCTGCATGGGAGGACGATTCATTTGCGGATGAATATTGAAGATTGGGCGACAAGGGAAGAAGACAAGGGGGAAAAATCTTTCGCTTCTCTTCCTGATTACTTGCAACTGTGGTGTCAAGCAGAAACGCAAGTCAGGGAGGCTGTTGATCAAACTTTGGCGAAAATGGAAGATTTGTTTGAGGGTAAAGCCGCTTGGTTGCTTTCGCAAATTTTACCGCCTAGAACACCGTTATTTATCGCCAACAGTATGCCTGTGCGCGATGTAGAGTTTTTTTGGAAACCAAATAATTTAGCAGTGCGATCGCATTTTAACCGAGGTGCAAATGGTATCGATGGTACATTATCTACTGCTTTAGGAATGGCCCATCGTCATGACAGCAGTGTAATGCTAACTGGGGATTTAGCACTGTTGCATGACACCAACGGTTTTTTAATCCGTAATAAATTTGTCGGACATTTGACGATTCTGTTAATTAACAACAATGGTGGTGGAATTTTTGAAATGCTACCCATTGCGAAATTCGACCCACCATTTGAAGAGTTTTTTGGCACTCCCCAGGATATTGATTTTGCCCAACTGTGCGCTACCTATGGTGTAGAGCATCAATTAATTACTTCTTGTCCGCAGCTGCAGCAAAAATTAAACCCACTTCCAAATCAGGGAATTAGGGTTTTAGAATTACAGACAAATCGTCAAAAAGATGCTTTATGGCGACAGCAGAATTTGCCTAAATTGGGAATGAATATCTAG
- a CDS encoding sugar O-acetyltransferase, producing MEKTEKQKMLSGELYLAEDAELASDNKRASRLLRMYNATTEEQQEQRRQILQELFGKIGKKVSIVPPFHCDYGSNIYAGDGFYMNYGCVILDCNTVHIGDNVLCAPYVQIYAAYHPTSPDIRLSGRELAAPVTIGNNVWIGGGAIICPGVTIGENTTIGAGSVVVKDIPANVVAAGNPCRIIREL from the coding sequence ATGGAAAAGACAGAAAAGCAGAAAATGCTCTCCGGCGAATTATATCTTGCAGAAGATGCAGAATTAGCAAGTGATAACAAGCGAGCCAGTCGTCTCTTACGAATGTACAACGCTACAACAGAAGAACAACAAGAGCAAAGACGACAAATTTTGCAAGAATTATTCGGGAAGATAGGGAAAAAAGTATCTATTGTGCCGCCATTTCATTGTGACTATGGCAGTAATATTTATGCTGGCGATGGATTTTATATGAACTATGGTTGTGTAATTTTAGATTGCAATACAGTTCATATCGGTGACAATGTGTTGTGCGCCCCTTATGTGCAAATATACGCTGCTTACCATCCCACATCACCGGATATTCGGCTTTCTGGTAGAGAACTAGCTGCCCCAGTTACTATTGGTAATAATGTCTGGATTGGCGGTGGTGCAATTATTTGTCCTGGTGTAACAATTGGTGAAAATACTACTATTGGTGCAGGAAGTGTAGTAGTCAAAGATATACCAGCAAATGTAGTTGCTGCGGGTAATCCTTGCCGCATTATCCGGGAACTATAA
- a CDS encoding peroxiredoxin-like family protein, with protein sequence MNPYNIFHQTELQRVSDGITRPLLENCDRASHILILVCPQLGDFDSLEYAWWLQREAKKLPPEKLAIRAVGIGDRASGTKFCEYTGFPPQNLFVEPNAELHKQLKLYSGLNLGLPGFSVTGKAWLNLILMCAGFGSPGTLREVFRGYKGDRQAPQLIEDDEIIQGTPLPAFKGSFFKLAGGSGFQRPFELATLRLRNMVEVLSNWQTYVPNSTYLTQRGGTFLFDSKGQLLYEHRDPGILGFAVNMSQPLSFLSAIATDSLTSTQN encoded by the coding sequence ATGAATCCCTACAATATTTTTCATCAGACCGAACTTCAGCGTGTTAGTGATGGCATAACCAGACCCCTGCTAGAAAATTGCGATCGCGCCTCACATATCCTTATTTTAGTCTGTCCACAACTTGGGGATTTTGACAGTCTTGAATATGCGTGGTGGTTACAGCGCGAAGCTAAAAAATTGCCTCCTGAAAAACTCGCCATTCGTGCAGTGGGAATTGGCGATCGCGCTTCTGGAACAAAATTCTGTGAATATACGGGATTTCCACCCCAAAATTTATTTGTTGAACCAAACGCAGAACTACACAAGCAACTAAAACTTTATTCTGGGCTGAATCTTGGTTTACCTGGATTTTCGGTTACTGGGAAAGCTTGGCTAAATCTCATATTAATGTGTGCAGGGTTTGGCAGTCCAGGAACCCTAAGAGAAGTTTTTCGCGGATACAAAGGCGATCGCCAAGCCCCGCAACTGATTGAAGATGATGAAATTATTCAAGGTACTCCTCTACCTGCTTTTAAAGGCTCATTTTTCAAATTAGCTGGTGGTAGTGGGTTTCAACGTCCCTTTGAATTAGCTACTCTCCGCCTACGGAATATGGTGGAAGTTCTCAGCAATTGGCAGACTTACGTACCTAATTCTACCTACTTAACTCAGCGTGGGGGAACTTTTCTGTTTGATAGCAAAGGCCAGTTACTTTACGAACATCGAGATCCGGGAATTCTGGGATTTGCTGTAAATATGAGTCAGCCCCTATCATTTTTATCTGCGATCGCAACAGATAGCTTGACTTCAACACAGAACTAA